A genomic region of Raphanus sativus cultivar WK10039 chromosome 6, ASM80110v3, whole genome shotgun sequence contains the following coding sequences:
- the LOC108820177 gene encoding uncharacterized protein LOC108820177 gives MDEIMLPPRMFAAGDEPLGERVNSYHKVKTTRAILAALEPEELEFLLNSTFGRILAIDDNPPFSGVISLREFAIVTGCNCAKTPLKKTKKKNPLKEKLYWNELFGSLKYCTVETAIDMLRNKVFKTREARIKIAFLCVTSSILFASSHTPRIIPEHVELIRDLNEFLSFPWGRASYQTLASSLHGKDEIALSQTSVAIRGYVESIQLIMLAVIPHLKEKITHSERVVIVESDSDGESQPGGDTVAEDDIAADQWNTPPATKYCLIPGHAQNIDSECQVPVRSILDDPYEEWSAGFDFSWDDESEDLAVDNMVRLILEGFVFRKDMFKGGLNTIDLPRVRGEKKVKERELKGEGSSDLHDMISSTENRIYQALDAKFEKLASPSQQVPLFEDFDKKITDSIARQLKDLQDAIIKGVIDATSALLSSREVLPNTSKAIPVKGKEPSRLPFTTPAEAADSSINDVLRDLNGGLEGHLHANTEAGTDSLDEQAPILDDSQPEHPGEAVVGGSTVEEDDVTEQVDMDADDSAPMDQIVEVNTNTEHPEKRVEPGESVTGGPLAHMDQLVNADTTPEQGQRWLLQEPWMEEFYTYPENT, from the exons ATGGACGAAATCATGCTGCCTCCTAGAATGTTCGCTGCGGGAGATGAACCGTTAGGTGAGCGAGTCAACTCTTATCACAAAGTTAAGACAACCAGAGCGATTCTCGCCGCACTCGAACCTGAGGAGTTGGAGTTTCTTCTAAACTCGACATTTGGGAGGATTCTTGCGATTGATGACAACCCGCCTTTTTCGGGAGT AATATCCCTCAGAGAGTTTGCCATAGTGACCGGCTGTAACTGTGCGAAGACCCCGTtaaagaagacgaagaagaaaaatCCGCTGAAAGAGAAGCTCTACTGGAACGAACTTTTTGGCTCGTTGAAATACTGCACCGTCGAGACAGCTATCGACATGTTGAGGAACAAAGTCTTTAAAACACGAGAGGCTAGGATAAAAATCGCGTTTCTTTGTGTAACATCGTCGATCCTCTTTGCCTCCTCCCACACACCTCGCATCATCCCGGAGCACGTTGAGTTGATACGAGATCTGAATGAGTTCCTCTCATTCCCCTGGGGCAGAGCATCGTACCAAACCCTCGCTTCATCACTTCATGGCAAAGATGAAATAGCTTTATCTCAGACGTCTGTTGCGATTCGTGGTTACGTAGAGTCGATTCAGCTTATTATGCTTGCTGTGATCCCACACCTTAAGGAAAAGATTACTCATTCCGAACGTGTTGTTATAGTTGAATCTGACAGCGATGGCGAGTCACAGCCTGGCGGAGATACGGTTGCTGAGGATGACATCGCGGCGGACCAGTGGAATACACCACCGGCTACCAAGTATTGCCTCATTCCCGGTCATGCTCAGAACATAGATTCCGAGTGTCAG GTGCCAGTCAGGTCTATTCTCGATGACCCGTACGAAGAATGGTCTGCTGGCTTTGATTTCTCATGGGATGATGAGTCTGAGGATCTTGCTGTTGACAACATGGTCCGATTGATCCTTGAAGGCTTTGTTTTCAGGAAAGATATGTTTAAGGGTGGTCTTAACACCATTGATCTTCCACGAGTAAGGGGAGAAAAGAAAGTGAAGGAGAGAGAACTGAAAGGCGAGGGATCCTCTGATCTACACGATATGATTAGCTCAACGGAGAACCGTATTTATCAAGCTTTGGATGCCAAATTTGAGAAACTTGCTTCTCCTTCTCAGCAAGTTCCTCTCTTCGAGGACTTCGATAAGAAGATCACTGATTCTATCGCTCGGCAACTGAAGGATTTGCAAGATGCAATAATTAAGGGTGTAATTGATGCAACAAGCGCTCTCCTCTCCTCTCGCGAAGTCCTTCCTAATACCAGCAAGGCCATTCCCGTCAAAGGCAAAGAACCATCCAGGTTACCTTTTACCACTCCAGCTGAAGCTGCTGATTCTTCTATTAACGACGTGCTACGCGATCTTAACGGTGGGTTGGAGGGTCATCTTCATGCAAACACGGAAGCAGGAACGGACTCACTTGATGAACAAGCACCAATACTTGATGATTCAcag CCCGAGCACCCCGGTGAGGCAGTTGTAGGTGGCTCTACTGTAGAAGAGGATGATGTGACAGAACAAGTCGATATGGATGCAGATGACTCCGCACCTATGGATCAGATAGTAGAAGTTAACACCAACACAGaacat CCCGAGAAGCGCGTAGAGCCCGGAGAGTCTGTTACAGGAGGACCTCTTGCACATATGGATCAGCTAGTCAACGCTGACACCACACCAGAACAG gGACAGAGATGGCTTTTGCAAGAGccatggatggaagagttctacaCATATCCAGAGAatacatag
- the LOC108820178 gene encoding LOW QUALITY PROTEIN: glutathione S-transferase U25 (The sequence of the model RefSeq protein was modified relative to this genomic sequence to represent the inferred CDS: inserted 1 base in 1 codon) — protein sequence MNPVHKKLPVLIHNGKPVCESLIQDEDIDETWPGAWLVGLMWGAKGEEPEVGKEFMEMLKTVESELGDKTYFGGEIFGYVDIALIGYYCWLDAFDKYGNFSIEAECPKIIAWSKRCIKRDSVXKSLHDSEKVTELVPELWKKMGIE from the exons ATGAACCCAGTTCATAAGAAATTACCGGTTCTCATCCACAATGGCAAACCAGTCTGTGAATCTCTTATCCAGGATGAGGACATCGACGAGACTTGGCCAG GTGCCTGGCTGGTGGGGTTGATGTGGGGAGCAAAAGGCGAGGAGCCAGAGGTGGGGAAGGAGTTCATGGAGATGCTCAAGACAGTAGAGTCGGAACTTGGAGACAAGACTTACTTCGGAGGCGAAATATTCGGTTATGTGGACATAGCTCTGATTGGATACTACTGCTGGTTGGACGCATTTGATAAGTATGGGAATTTTAGCATCGAAGCAGAGTGTCCTAAAATTATTGCTTGGTCTAAAAGGTGTATTAAGAGAGACAGCG CTAAGTCTCTTCATGATTCAGAGAAGGTCACTGAGCTCGTTCCTGAGCTATGGAAAAAAATGGGTATCGAGTAG
- the LOC130495749 gene encoding uncharacterized protein LOC130495749, translating to MERTKLPLKKRFSWNGSSMEFMVGDYMKEKGTKRRFGNSPKVLQCLECKGFGHVQAECTNLEKRKKKIVTKSDSDDGKELKNIVALTTFESGSKTEYAAGSASASASGSSCRGDDDAASDDDDGEFDLAGNYEKLSENWLKQVEANSELTKEKLKLESQVAEALKYASEKEEEARQAGAQLAETQKGLRMLNGGTKQLDHLLSIGKSDRCGLGYQGESSTAEGVLVSAGKAEVLATSIMKPEVKMSAGNATKGKTAVKASTDVKNATTTRTATATDTATAPERVSRLNSAAQRKFRPVCHHCGVIGHIRLKCFKLLREKNQMVQVYGA from the coding sequence ATGGAGAGAACTAAGTTACCGCTCAAGAAGCGTTTTTCTTGGAATGGGTCTTCTATGGAGTTCATGGTTGGTGATTACATGAAGGAGAAAGGAACAAAACGAAGATTTGGCAATTCCCCAAAAGTTCTACAGTGCCTTGAATGCAAAGGTTTTGGGCATGTACAAGCTGAATGTACAAATCTGGAGAAGCGGAAGAAGAAGATAGTCACCAAGAGTGATTCTGATGATGGTAAGGAGCTAAAGAATATTGTGGCGCTCACAACTTTTGAGTCTGGTTCTAAGACGGAATATGCGGCGGGATCTGCGTCAGCGTCTGCGTCAGGGTCTTCATGTAgaggtgatgatgatgctgcaagtgatgatgatgatggagaaTTTGATCTTGCTGGGAATTATGAAAAGCTGTCTGAGAATTGGCTCAAACAGGTTGAGGCGAATTCAGAGTTGACTAAGGAGAAGCTCAAGTTAGAATCTCAAGTTGCTGAAGCACTTAAGTATGcttcagagaaagaagaagaagcacgacAGGCTGGTGCTCAACTTGCAGAGACTCAGAAGGGTTTGAGGATGCTGAATGGTGGGACGAAGCAGCTAGATCATCTTCTCAGTATTGGGAAAAGTGATCGATGTGGCCTTGGATATCAAGGAGAAAGTTCTACAGCTGAAGGAGTTTTAGTATCAGCTGGAAAAGCTGAGGTTTTAGCTACGTCTATTATGAAACCAGAGGTTAAGATGTCTGCTGGGAATGCAACAAAGGGAAAGACTGCAGTGAAGGCATCAACTGATGTGAAGAACGCGACTACTACGCGTACTGCTACGGCAACTGATACGGCGACTGCTCCAGAGAGAGTTTCTAGATTGAATAGTGCAGCTCAACGAAAGTTTCGGCCTGTTTGTCATCATTGTGGTGTTATTGGGCACATTAGGCTAAAGTGTTTCAAGTTGCTGAGGGAGAAGAATCAGATGGTGCAAGTTTATGGTGCTTAA